From the genome of Leptospira saintgironsiae, one region includes:
- a CDS encoding methyl-accepting chemotaxis protein: MKNINKEISVFSARFLFLTEGLGYLIGTPFAIVFLIHFMDLDLTGVDSLWFVMGVIFVLGLITSSLSSFYKLKPLRKYSKQFAEGAVTRETVMGAQKAVFRLPVIHALDILVRIWIGGGIFVVSLGIFLPISKTDYSILLGLIVFGGLASAVYFYLITDWLKDNLTRTDLFGSISLESLVKLNLTRTLALIFFSIVLVLAIGVSLVVYKLNYESLKNAYTNQMLNVAQTLDLLTQGIYEDTEEEAELIIRNKTLGILVSQKRWKEAENFLANFLGSSQRFEGIAVWKEAGDWFSHSVGTGSLASSAIVPLTSAFQLPGADEIRNTNKEKAFFFSEPSNSTQNGSPVILYIREFELNDGSKAFLVFSVRIGDLTNNIVQSIKIGKTGYPGLLTPKMTFLNHISENMRLKKMEDLPFAKSFANAQDGVPIKYVMDGAYKSMIVHTNKKYGFRSFVAIVNEEVSKEAISTIFYMLGISFSGLFVIGFIIYFILSKSLKPLRDSQNLIEKMSEGDLTHKLTVLSRDEIGEMAISINEFSRKVKAVLYKIFDASHSLANSSEEMSATLKTISDNAQNQAAASEEISASIEEISAGMDAISYRTKEQVSLLNSLDSEMVEFSSSIQATSENLENTLSHVKEITDEARRGGKSLELTDQSIRKISQSSDQITGVIEIITTISEQIHLLALNAAIEAARAGAAGKGFAVVADEISKLADKTSASMKEIENIIQANETEIGIGVNNIQDTVSVIGGIIQRIETIYVRMNEVSSVMGEQLVRNKVVNKKGQEVKERSEGIQTAIQEQKLAIEEISKTISSINDLTQSNASSTEELSSGSVGLAHLSEDLKNQAEYFHF; the protein is encoded by the coding sequence ATGAAAAACATAAACAAAGAAATTTCCGTATTCTCCGCAAGGTTTCTGTTCCTAACAGAAGGTTTAGGTTATCTGATCGGAACCCCATTCGCGATCGTATTTCTCATCCATTTTATGGACTTGGATCTGACAGGAGTGGATTCTCTTTGGTTTGTCATGGGAGTGATCTTTGTTCTAGGGCTTATCACCAGTTCACTTTCTTCTTTTTATAAATTAAAACCATTACGAAAATATTCCAAACAATTTGCAGAAGGTGCAGTGACTAGAGAAACAGTCATGGGCGCTCAAAAGGCTGTGTTCCGTCTTCCCGTTATACATGCGCTAGACATTTTAGTCAGGATCTGGATAGGAGGAGGGATCTTTGTAGTTTCACTCGGGATCTTTTTGCCGATCAGCAAAACGGATTATTCCATCCTACTAGGTTTAATCGTATTCGGAGGACTCGCGAGTGCGGTGTATTTTTATCTGATCACAGACTGGTTAAAAGACAATTTAACTAGAACGGATCTATTCGGCTCTATTTCCTTAGAATCTTTGGTTAAACTCAATCTAACCAGAACCTTGGCATTGATCTTCTTTTCTATCGTTCTCGTTCTGGCGATCGGAGTTTCTTTAGTAGTTTACAAACTCAATTATGAATCTCTAAAAAATGCATATACCAACCAAATGTTGAATGTGGCCCAAACCTTGGACCTTCTCACCCAAGGTATTTATGAGGACACGGAAGAAGAAGCAGAACTTATTATTCGAAACAAAACCCTAGGAATCTTAGTCTCTCAGAAAAGATGGAAAGAAGCTGAGAATTTCCTGGCTAATTTTTTAGGATCCAGCCAAAGGTTCGAAGGGATAGCAGTCTGGAAAGAAGCTGGAGATTGGTTCTCTCATTCTGTAGGAACTGGAAGTTTAGCAAGTAGTGCAATAGTCCCCTTAACTTCTGCATTTCAACTCCCAGGTGCAGATGAAATACGAAATACAAATAAGGAGAAGGCATTCTTTTTCAGCGAACCTTCTAATTCTACCCAAAATGGTTCTCCTGTAATTTTGTATATTAGAGAATTTGAATTAAATGATGGTTCCAAGGCATTTCTGGTGTTCTCTGTTCGGATAGGAGATCTTACTAATAATATCGTTCAATCTATCAAAATTGGAAAAACAGGTTATCCAGGGCTTCTGACTCCTAAGATGACCTTCTTAAATCATATCAGCGAAAATATGAGATTAAAAAAAATGGAAGATCTTCCTTTCGCTAAATCATTCGCAAATGCGCAAGATGGAGTTCCGATCAAGTATGTGATGGACGGAGCTTATAAATCCATGATAGTCCACACAAATAAAAAATATGGGTTTAGATCCTTTGTAGCAATCGTAAATGAAGAAGTTTCTAAAGAAGCAATCTCCACTATCTTTTATATGTTAGGCATTTCATTTAGTGGATTATTCGTGATTGGGTTTATCATTTATTTCATTCTATCCAAAAGTCTAAAACCTTTAAGAGATAGCCAAAATTTGATCGAAAAAATGTCAGAAGGAGATCTGACACATAAACTCACTGTTCTTTCCAGAGATGAGATCGGAGAAATGGCAATCAGCATTAACGAGTTCAGTCGTAAGGTAAAAGCCGTACTATATAAAATTTTCGACGCTTCTCATAGTCTTGCAAATTCTTCGGAAGAAATGTCAGCCACCTTAAAGACTATCTCTGATAATGCACAAAACCAAGCGGCAGCCTCCGAGGAAATTTCAGCTTCTATCGAGGAGATCTCTGCAGGAATGGATGCGATCTCTTATAGAACAAAAGAACAAGTTAGTCTTTTGAATTCTTTGGATTCCGAGATGGTAGAATTTTCTTCTTCTATCCAAGCCACTTCTGAAAATTTGGAAAACACTCTTTCTCATGTAAAAGAGATCACTGACGAGGCGAGAAGAGGCGGAAAATCTTTGGAGCTAACTGACCAAAGTATCCGTAAAATTTCCCAAAGTTCCGACCAGATCACAGGTGTGATCGAAATTATCACAACAATCTCTGAGCAAATCCATCTTCTCGCGTTAAATGCCGCTATCGAAGCTGCAAGAGCTGGAGCCGCAGGCAAAGGATTCGCAGTAGTCGCAGACGAAATCTCAAAACTCGCGGACAAAACTTCTGCCAGCATGAAGGAAATAGAAAATATCATCCAAGCAAACGAAACTGAAATTGGGATCGGAGTCAATAATATCCAGGACACGGTAAGTGTGATTGGTGGGATTATCCAGCGAATAGAAACAATCTATGTCCGGATGAACGAGGTATCTTCCGTGATGGGAGAACAACTGGTCCGAAATAAGGTGGTAAACAAAAAAGGCCAGGAAGTGAAGGAAAGATCAGAAGGTATCCAAACTGCGATCCAAGAGCAAAAACTGGCTATCGAAGAAATTTCGAAAACAATTTCGAGTATCAACGACCTGACCCAATCGAACGCGTCTTCTACAGAAGAATTGAGTTCTGGTTCTGTGGGTCTCGCCCATTTATCCGAGGATCTGAAAAACCAAGCGGAGTATTTTCATTTTTGA
- a CDS encoding methyl-accepting chemotaxis protein: MSIRARISLYLSLVLFLGFAVLTAINSVISYRSLHTEIESGSALSAERYTFEVKDYLDSAMGMTRGFRMLLIFSNPKREEVTNTLLEILHRNPKWFGMWVVYEPNAFDGQDAQYKNKKGHDSTGRFVTYVHSVKSVTDAVIEPSTNYEATDGSGDFYQIPKKTMEPFVTDPYSYSAGGKQVQMISLCVPVSNAGKFWGVLGMDITTAQLQETMGSIKPFRGLGYLALISPKGIYAANGGDPSLVGKVIPDAEELKLVQSKSEEHERFTYESDGNTHHFFPFKIGKGQKQWVMQISIPNSIFVKELLTVLLQNAISSLLIVSMIVVVLHFIFQKLISAGLLKAIGFSEEIAKGNLLASSDYHRQDEIGALLAAMNTMREHLFGVVKEIGSSTNKLAGTAEKMAVSSRNFSDVAQTQASAAEECSAAVEELAASAQNVGKSMQRAVSSMREIDGNVILLKEQIASINAEMQSLVSLAASSKDEAVTGESAMSTSNRAMGAIGDSASRINEILSLITEISEKTNLLALNAAIEAARAGEAGKGFAVVAEEIGKLASQTSSSVQEIGGLVNSTNTAVLDGNKKMGEASQILQRIKERVDEFDKSAKAVLSSVKTQESNTKEIAESANSLMTFSLQIEEAVSEQRRATEEITKTIVNISEGTQEIASGADDLTSFSGDMHGQSEQLSNLIGKFKVS; encoded by the coding sequence ATGAGTATCAGGGCCCGAATTTCATTATATCTTTCCTTAGTTTTATTTTTAGGTTTTGCAGTGCTAACTGCGATCAATTCGGTGATCTCTTATCGCAGTTTGCATACTGAGATCGAGTCAGGTTCTGCGTTAAGTGCAGAACGATACACTTTTGAAGTGAAGGATTATCTGGATTCTGCTATGGGAATGACCAGAGGTTTCCGTATGCTTCTCATCTTCTCCAATCCTAAAAGAGAAGAAGTGACCAATACGTTATTGGAGATCCTACATCGAAATCCGAAATGGTTTGGAATGTGGGTGGTCTATGAGCCGAATGCATTTGATGGTCAGGATGCTCAGTACAAAAATAAGAAAGGCCACGATTCAACCGGAAGATTTGTCACTTATGTTCATTCAGTAAAATCAGTAACAGACGCAGTTATAGAACCTTCCACAAATTATGAAGCCACGGATGGAAGTGGTGATTTTTATCAGATCCCTAAAAAGACAATGGAGCCTTTCGTAACGGATCCTTATTCTTATAGTGCAGGTGGAAAACAAGTACAGATGATCTCTCTTTGTGTTCCTGTAAGTAATGCAGGAAAATTTTGGGGAGTACTTGGAATGGACATCACTACTGCTCAATTACAAGAGACCATGGGAAGTATAAAACCGTTTCGTGGTTTAGGATATCTTGCTCTTATTTCTCCTAAAGGAATTTATGCTGCGAATGGTGGTGATCCTAGTTTGGTAGGTAAAGTTATTCCTGACGCAGAAGAATTAAAACTGGTCCAGTCAAAATCGGAAGAACATGAACGTTTTACGTATGAGTCTGATGGCAATACTCATCATTTCTTTCCATTCAAGATTGGTAAAGGACAGAAACAGTGGGTAATGCAAATTAGCATTCCGAATTCAATTTTTGTAAAAGAACTGCTTACCGTACTTCTACAGAATGCTATCTCTTCCTTACTCATAGTGAGCATGATAGTTGTAGTTCTTCATTTTATATTCCAAAAATTGATCTCTGCCGGATTATTAAAGGCGATTGGATTTTCAGAAGAAATTGCAAAGGGAAATTTACTCGCTTCTTCGGACTATCATCGTCAGGACGAGATAGGTGCATTATTAGCTGCGATGAATACGATGAGAGAACATCTATTCGGAGTTGTAAAAGAGATTGGATCTTCTACCAACAAGTTAGCGGGAACAGCTGAGAAGATGGCTGTTTCTTCTCGGAATTTCTCAGACGTTGCACAAACTCAAGCTTCTGCTGCAGAAGAATGTTCTGCGGCAGTAGAGGAATTGGCTGCTTCTGCCCAAAACGTTGGTAAGTCAATGCAAAGGGCAGTCTCCAGTATGAGAGAGATTGACGGTAACGTAATTTTATTAAAAGAGCAGATTGCAAGTATCAATGCTGAGATGCAAAGTCTTGTAAGCTTGGCCGCTTCTTCCAAAGACGAGGCTGTGACTGGAGAATCTGCTATGAGCACTTCTAACCGAGCGATGGGCGCGATCGGTGATAGTGCATCTCGGATTAACGAGATACTTTCTTTGATCACCGAAATTTCTGAAAAAACGAACCTTCTCGCATTAAATGCAGCGATTGAAGCAGCAAGAGCGGGAGAAGCAGGAAAAGGATTTGCGGTAGTCGCAGAAGAGATCGGAAAACTAGCCTCCCAAACTTCCAGCTCTGTCCAGGAGATTGGTGGACTCGTAAATTCTACCAATACCGCAGTTTTAGACGGAAACAAAAAAATGGGAGAAGCGTCTCAGATACTACAAAGGATCAAAGAAAGGGTGGATGAATTCGATAAATCCGCAAAAGCAGTTTTGAGTTCTGTTAAAACCCAGGAATCCAATACAAAAGAGATCGCAGAAAGTGCGAATTCTTTGATGACCTTCAGCTTACAAATAGAAGAAGCAGTGTCTGAACAAAGGAGAGCTACAGAAGAGATCACTAAAACCATCGTAAATATCTCTGAAGGGACACAGGAGATTGCGAGTGGTGCGGATGATCTCACTTCATTCTCCGGAGATATGCATGGCCAGTCTGAGCAATTGTCCAATCTGATTGGAAAATTCAAAGTTAGCTAA
- a CDS encoding metallophosphoesterase, whose translation MIFDSSEKRIAVVGDIHGFWTWVDTEYFSKSNYDSVIFTGDLGNVRPGSANKIAQLISKVRKPKYIILGNHDTTSIPQLLMEITNASPNIGYLSHIFHLLRYKKLLKDLGDTHICQYNLSEAGQGISILGSRPLSMGGRFNFQLFIKSLFGISSYEESEKKLHELIQGIDFQKQDLIILAHNGPSGLGDKAYDIWGCDFKKEEGDFGDKDLGNFIRTISKQGKKPKVVIAGHMHHSSRKLRVKTRIWKRKEEGILYLNPARVPRIFSDKEGNIWHHHVELTRKNGVWDAEAKYLKNGVEEIFSLPEFIEREKNRVELKD comes from the coding sequence TTGATATTTGATTCTTCTGAAAAGCGGATCGCTGTAGTAGGCGATATACACGGATTCTGGACTTGGGTCGATACAGAATACTTCTCCAAAAGTAATTATGATTCTGTGATATTCACTGGAGATCTTGGAAATGTTCGACCTGGAAGCGCAAATAAGATCGCTCAGTTGATCTCTAAAGTTCGGAAACCAAAGTATATCATTTTAGGAAATCATGATACTACTTCTATCCCTCAATTACTAATGGAGATCACGAACGCCTCACCTAACATAGGTTACTTAAGTCATATATTCCATCTACTTAGATACAAAAAGTTACTTAAGGATCTTGGGGATACTCACATCTGTCAGTACAATCTTTCAGAGGCCGGGCAGGGGATTTCAATTTTAGGATCTAGACCTCTTTCTATGGGAGGCAGATTTAATTTTCAGTTATTTATTAAATCTTTGTTTGGAATTTCTTCTTATGAAGAATCAGAGAAAAAGCTTCATGAATTGATCCAGGGCATTGACTTTCAAAAACAAGATCTGATCATTCTTGCACATAATGGTCCTTCTGGTCTTGGAGACAAAGCTTATGATATTTGGGGTTGCGATTTCAAAAAGGAAGAAGGGGACTTTGGAGATAAGGACCTAGGTAATTTTATCAGAACGATATCGAAGCAAGGTAAAAAACCAAAGGTAGTGATTGCAGGGCATATGCACCATTCTTCTCGAAAATTAAGAGTAAAGACTAGGATCTGGAAAAGAAAGGAAGAAGGTATACTTTATTTAAATCCAGCCAGGGTCCCTCGTATCTTCTCAGATAAGGAAGGAAATATATGGCATCATCATGTGGAGTTGACTAGAAAGAATGGGGTTTGGGATGCGGAAGCGAAATATTTGAAGAATGGAGTGGAGGAAATTTTCTCCCTCCCTGAATTTATAGAGAGGGAGAAAAATCGGGTAGAGCTAAAAGACTGA
- the ilvN gene encoding acetolactate synthase small subunit has translation MKHILKILVNNHPGVMSHVSGLFTRRSYNIDSIAVGVTQDSEISNMVIVVKGDDSVVEQVKRQLLKLPDVIDVEDLAYHDCISRELVLVVVKVEDSNRTEIISICEVFQAKIADLTKTTMTIEFSGNTRQVEHFMEMMQKYGIQEIARTGQIALKYRST, from the coding sequence ATGAAACATATACTGAAAATTTTAGTAAACAATCATCCGGGTGTAATGAGCCATGTGTCCGGTCTATTTACTAGAAGAAGTTATAATATAGATTCCATCGCGGTAGGTGTTACCCAGGATTCTGAAATTTCGAATATGGTAATCGTTGTAAAGGGAGATGATTCCGTAGTAGAGCAAGTAAAACGCCAACTTCTGAAATTACCTGATGTGATCGATGTAGAAGATCTTGCGTATCATGACTGTATCAGCAGAGAGCTAGTGCTAGTTGTGGTTAAGGTAGAAGATTCAAATCGTACTGAGATCATATCTATCTGCGAAGTTTTCCAAGCAAAGATTGCGGACCTGACCAAGACCACAATGACCATAGAATTTTCCGGAAATACCAGACAGGTGGAACATTTTATGGAAATGATGCAGAAGTATGGAATCCAAGAGATCGCCCGTACTGGCCAGATCGCTTTAAAATACAGATCTACCTGA
- a CDS encoding tetratricopeptide repeat protein, producing the protein MNEPIEKPQAGKEEEDSHFAQIKSLAKEAYRFLDSRQWDKAESKLKELLAKEPSNTYGLVGMGDLHFKRKEFRQALDFYTRCIKEDSSNKFSLMGLMNCYREMNLLNRVIEVAEEYRHITITDASILSRVADAHRKLKNFKESEVYYMQALQINPKDQYVIVGLGHLFFACQRYKDAISWWEKLLVIQPDNIKILTEIGNSYRKIKDFDEAIRYYRRAADLDPRNFFALYGLAESYRGKKDFRKANEFWERILEFDPDNKLIINRYADSLRGMGEFDKALECFNRILSEGEDYFALLGKASSLKMKGARDKAEEIYVDLHKKFPMDPRPVVELSELYSDMGKRDEALKLLNDFHRKQPLNEEVKQKLDSFSE; encoded by the coding sequence ATGAACGAGCCTATTGAAAAACCCCAAGCAGGAAAGGAAGAAGAAGATTCACATTTTGCTCAAATCAAAAGTTTAGCGAAAGAAGCCTACCGTTTTCTGGATAGCAGACAATGGGACAAGGCCGAATCTAAATTGAAGGAACTTCTGGCTAAAGAACCGAGTAATACTTACGGTTTAGTCGGAATGGGAGACCTTCATTTTAAACGAAAGGAATTCAGACAGGCTCTGGATTTTTATACCAGATGTATCAAAGAAGATTCATCCAATAAGTTCTCCCTAATGGGACTTATGAACTGCTATCGAGAAATGAACCTACTCAATCGGGTCATCGAAGTAGCAGAAGAATACAGACATATTACCATCACCGACGCATCCATCTTAAGTAGAGTTGCGGACGCTCATAGAAAACTCAAAAACTTCAAAGAATCCGAAGTATATTATATGCAGGCATTACAAATCAATCCTAAAGATCAGTATGTGATCGTAGGTTTGGGCCATTTATTCTTTGCCTGCCAAAGATACAAAGACGCGATCAGCTGGTGGGAAAAACTTTTAGTTATCCAACCGGATAATATCAAGATCCTAACTGAGATCGGTAATAGCTATCGTAAGATCAAAGACTTTGATGAAGCGATCCGTTATTATCGTAGAGCAGCGGACTTGGATCCAAGGAACTTCTTCGCGTTATACGGTTTGGCAGAATCTTATCGTGGTAAAAAAGATTTCCGCAAAGCAAATGAGTTCTGGGAAAGAATTTTGGAATTCGATCCTGACAACAAACTTATCATTAATAGATATGCAGATAGTTTAAGAGGTATGGGAGAATTTGATAAAGCATTAGAATGTTTTAATAGAATTCTTTCAGAAGGTGAGGATTATTTTGCACTTCTTGGAAAAGCTTCTTCTTTGAAGATGAAGGGTGCAAGAGACAAGGCAGAGGAAATTTATGTGGATCTTCACAAAAAGTTCCCTATGGACCCTCGCCCTGTGGTAGAACTTTCGGAACTCTATTCCGATATGGGAAAAAGAGACGAGGCTCTCAAGTTATTAAACGACTTCCACAGAAAGCAACCTTTAAACGAAGAAGTAAAACAAAAGCTAGATTCTTTCTCAGAATAA
- the ilvB gene encoding biosynthetic-type acetolactate synthase large subunit, which produces MPKTEAKISGARLMVELLEEYGVDIVFGYPGGAILPFYDELYKSTKIKHILVRHEQGAIHMAEGYARSTGKLGVCIATSGPGATNLVTGLTDAKLDSVPILAITGQVATNAIGTDAFQEADIYGITIPITKYNALIKSADDIARHFQEATLVALGGRPGPVLLDFPKDVQTELTSIRKVDKLKIDSRHYQKPPIGGDLDSFAAALNKAKRPLLYVGGGAINANASKEIRELAEKGNIPVTTTLMGIGAFPGTHQLSVGMLGMHGTAYANKAVLECDYILNLGARFDDRVAKPGEFAENAVRAHIDIDTAEFNKRVSVDYLLHGDLKEVLKALIPKVNKVDRPEWVGFLDTLKKNHPLEFDDSTDTIKPQGFLQKLYEKSKGKAIVSTDVGQHQMWAAQYYLFEEANRWLTSGGLGTMGYGLPAAIGAKFGNPNKTVICVSGDGSIQMNIQELATIAMYKKGVKILIFNNNFLGMVRQWQELFYEERFSESEWNYNPDFVKLGEAYSIKGLRIANKSEIDKALEFFLEDDDARILEVMIPAEEKVFPMIPAGKSQKDMIEFSDTVRAGKK; this is translated from the coding sequence ATGCCGAAAACCGAAGCAAAAATCTCCGGTGCCCGCTTGATGGTCGAACTCCTGGAAGAATACGGAGTGGATATCGTCTTCGGATATCCTGGCGGAGCAATTCTGCCATTTTACGACGAATTATATAAAAGTACTAAAATAAAACATATCCTAGTCCGCCATGAACAAGGTGCGATCCATATGGCAGAAGGGTACGCTCGTTCTACTGGTAAGCTTGGAGTATGTATCGCTACTTCTGGTCCTGGTGCAACGAACCTTGTGACAGGACTTACGGATGCAAAATTAGACTCGGTTCCTATTCTTGCAATCACAGGACAGGTGGCAACCAATGCAATTGGAACAGATGCTTTCCAAGAAGCTGATATTTATGGGATCACTATCCCGATCACAAAGTACAATGCACTCATCAAGTCTGCAGATGATATCGCTAGACATTTCCAAGAGGCGACCTTAGTCGCTTTAGGCGGAAGACCTGGTCCTGTTCTTTTGGATTTTCCTAAGGATGTTCAAACTGAGCTAACATCTATTCGTAAAGTAGATAAACTTAAAATAGATTCTAGACATTATCAAAAACCTCCGATCGGTGGAGATCTGGATTCTTTCGCGGCAGCATTGAATAAAGCAAAACGCCCTCTTCTTTATGTGGGAGGAGGAGCGATCAATGCAAATGCTTCTAAGGAGATCAGGGAGTTGGCGGAGAAGGGAAATATCCCGGTTACCACAACTCTTATGGGGATCGGAGCTTTTCCTGGTACTCACCAACTTTCAGTTGGAATGCTCGGGATGCACGGAACTGCTTATGCAAACAAGGCTGTATTAGAATGTGATTATATTCTAAACTTAGGAGCTAGGTTTGATGACCGAGTTGCTAAGCCAGGTGAATTTGCGGAGAATGCTGTACGTGCTCATATCGATATAGACACTGCAGAATTTAATAAAAGGGTTTCTGTAGATTATCTTCTGCACGGAGACCTGAAAGAAGTCCTAAAGGCTCTTATCCCAAAAGTGAATAAGGTAGATCGCCCAGAATGGGTTGGATTCTTAGATACATTAAAGAAAAACCATCCATTAGAATTTGATGATTCTACAGATACCATCAAACCGCAAGGGTTCCTACAGAAATTGTACGAAAAAAGTAAGGGAAAGGCAATTGTTTCCACAGACGTGGGGCAACACCAGATGTGGGCCGCTCAGTACTATCTTTTTGAAGAAGCGAACCGCTGGCTTACTTCCGGAGGACTTGGCACCATGGGTTATGGTCTTCCTGCAGCCATAGGAGCTAAATTCGGAAATCCTAATAAAACAGTGATCTGCGTTTCAGGCGACGGCTCCATCCAGATGAATATCCAGGAATTGGCGACCATCGCGATGTATAAGAAAGGGGTTAAGATCCTGATCTTTAATAATAACTTCTTGGGAATGGTCCGCCAATGGCAGGAACTATTCTATGAAGAAAGATTCTCTGAGTCTGAATGGAATTATAATCCGGATTTTGTAAAATTAGGAGAGGCTTATTCCATAAAAGGATTAAGAATTGCTAATAAATCTGAGATCGATAAGGCTCTGGAGTTTTTCTTAGAAGATGATGATGCAAGGATCCTAGAAGTTATGATCCCTGCAGAAGAAAAAGTATTCCCTATGATCCCTGCGGGCAAATCCCAAAAAGACATGATCGAATTTTCCGACACAGTTCGGGCCGGTAAAAAATGA